The Gemmatimonadaceae bacterium genome contains the following window.
CGCCCGGCCAAGCCGCGCCGCGAACGTCCGGAAGCCGGCACGGCATCGGCACCGGCCGAGCCGCGCCCGCCCAAGACACCGCGCCCGGAGCGGCCGGAGCGACCGGCCCGTCCGCGCCGCCAGGAGACGCGTCTCGCGACCGACGCCGATCTGGTGCTGGATGATCCGTTCGCCCCGCCCGCGCCCAAGGTGGACCCGCTGACGCGCGCCCTGGAGTCGCGGTCAGCCGCCGCGGAGTCCAGCACCGAAGCGGCCACGGAGGCGCCGCGGGCCGACGTGCCGGCGACCGAGAGTCGGGACATCGAGCCGCCGCGGGCCACCGCGCCATCGGCCCCGCGTCGGACGGATGGAGACGCGCCCGGAGCCGATGCCGAGGGCGACGACGACGAGTCGGAAGAGGGCAGCGAAGGCGGTGAGGAGACCACCGGCGAGGCCGGCGAACCCCGCCGTCGCCGTCGGCGCAACCGGCGCTCCCGTCGGGGCCGCCGCCGGCGCGAAGGCGCCGAAGGCGCCGAGGGGGCGGAGGGAGCGGAAGGCACCGACGACGCGGAGGGCGCGGCCAGCCACCTCGAAGGCGCGCCCGTGACGTTGCCGCCCGCCGGCGATGAGACGGGTGACGACGACCGTGATGACGGCACCGACGCCGGCGAGGAGGGCGGTGATGAGGCCAGTCAGGCCCGGGCCCGCCGTCGGGGCCGGCGCGGTCGACGTGGCGGCGCCCGCCGTTCGCGGGGCCGCCGTGACCGCGGGCGCGGCGATGGCGAAGGCGGGGGTGACGACGGCGGATCCGAAGGCGGATCGGACGGCGGGGACAGCTCGCCAGCCGGATCGGACGCCGAGTAACCCTCATTCTGCAGTCCCGTATGCCAAGACCCCACCGATCGCCATGGCGACCGGTGGGGTCTTGTCTGATCAGGCGGTGGCCACCCGCCGGCATGACGCCGACGGGCGAGCGACCGATTACTTCCAGAGCTGCTCCACCTTTTCGGCGGTGGCCGGACTGACCAGCCGGAGAACGAAGTAGACCACCGCGCCGATCAGCAGAACCTTGATCGCGGCGCCAAGCAGCCAGAACAGCAGCGAGACCAGCGGCCCGAGCAGGCCGAAGACCAGCTTCAGGGCCACAAGGCCAGCCAGGGCGATCAGGCCAACGGTGAACAGGGTGCGCAGCATGGGGTGCCTCAAAGGATTGGGATACGCGTGTCCCTACGGTAATGCCTGTCCCGAAGTTTCGTCACCCACCTGCGATTCCGGCTATTTTGCGTTTGGGGGTTAGCTTCTGTTTCGGTAACGAGTGCACCGGCATAGCTTCCCCAATCCACGTCCCGGCCACCCCGGGCTCTTGCTGATGCATCAGGTTCCTTATGGCCGACGCGCAGGCGCTACAGCTCGTTCAGATCATGGGTCGCCATCGCCGCGAGGCGCTTCCCGAGCGGAAGCCCTCCTGGCTCAAGGTCAAGGCACCCGGTGGTGAGAACTACATCCGGCTCAAGCACATGATGCGGGAGCTCAAGCTCCACAGCGTCTGTGAAGAGGCCCACTGCCCGAATATTGGCGAGTGTTGGCAGCACGGCACCGCCACGTTCATGATCCTCGGCAGCGTCTGCACGCGGAACTGCGCGTACTGCGCCGTATCCCATGGCCGGCCGCCGGAATACGACATCGAGGAGCCCAGCCGCGTCGCCCAGGCCATCGCCGAGATGAACCTGCGCCACGCCGTCATCACCTCGGTCGACCGCGACGATCTCCCCGACTTTGGCGCCTACATCTTTGCCGAGACCATCCGGCAGATCAAGCAGCGCCTGCCGGGGTGCAGTGTGGAAGTGCTCGTCCCCGACTTTCAGGGCAACGAAGACTCCATCCGCGCCGTGCTCGAGGCGCGACCGGACATCTACAACCACAACACCGAGACGGTCCCCCGCCTGTACAAGAAGGCGCGTCCCGGTGGCCGCTATGAGCGGCTGCTCGAAATCTTCCGTATCGCCAAGCGCCTTGCGCCGGACATCCCCACCAAGACCGGCATCATTCTGGGCCTCGGCGAGACCAACGAGGAAGTCGTGGAGGTCATGAAGGATCTCCGGTCCGTCGACGTCGACATCCTCACGCTCGGGCAGTACCTGCGGCCGAGCGACTCGCACATCGCCCTCGATCGGTACGTCACGCCCGAGGAGTTCCGGTCGCTGTACGAGATCGGGATGGCGATCGGCTTCCGCCACGTCGAAAGCGGACCGCTGGTTCGCTCCAGTTATCACGCCTGGGAGCAGGTGCAGGCCGCCTCGCTCGCGTGACCGGTCGGCGGCGGTGCCCCGCACCGCCACCGGCTGACCCAAGACACTCCCCAACGTTTTGTCCATGCCTCCCAAGAAGAAATCGGACACGCAGGTGTCCGTCAAAACGGAGAGCGCCAGTGCGCCGACTGGCGCCGCGCCACTCGGCGCCGCGCTGAACCGTGAACTGCTGCACTCGATGCTGCTCCAGCGGCGCTTCGAGGAACGGTGCGCCGAGATGTACGCCATCGGCCGCATCGGCGGCTTCTGCCATCTCTACATCGGGCAGGAAGCGGTCTCCACGGGCATCATCTCGCTGCTCCGGTCCGACGACTACATCATCACGACCTACCGGGACCACGGGCAGGCACTCGCGCGGGGGATGACGCCGCGCGCGGTGATGGCCGAACTCTTCGGGCGGCAGGATGGCTGCGCCAAGGGCAAGGGCGGCTCGATGCACATGTTCGACAAGCAGCTCGGCTTCCTGGGCGGCCACGGCATCGTGGGCGGCCACGTGCCGATTGCTGCGGGCGTGGGCTTCGCCATTCGCTACCGCGGCGGCGACCAGGTGATCGCCTGCTTCATGGGCGAATCGGTGGTGAACACCGGCGCCTTCCACGAGGCGCTCAACATGGCGGCGCTCTGGAAGCTGCCATGCGTCTTCATCATCGAGAACAATCGCTACGGCATGGGCACGGCGCTCGAACGCGCGTCGTCCATTCACGACATCTACAAGCGCGGCGCCTCCTACGACATGCCCCGTGAGGTGGTCGACGGACAGGACGTGCTCGAAGTGCGCAAGGCCGCCGAGGCGGCCATCGAGCGCGCGCGCAAGGAGAGCATGCCGACGCTCCTCGAGGTGCGCACCTATCGCTTCATGGGCCACTCGAT
Protein-coding sequences here:
- the lipA gene encoding lipoyl synthase gives rise to the protein MGRHRREALPERKPSWLKVKAPGGENYIRLKHMMRELKLHSVCEEAHCPNIGECWQHGTATFMILGSVCTRNCAYCAVSHGRPPEYDIEEPSRVAQAIAEMNLRHAVITSVDRDDLPDFGAYIFAETIRQIKQRLPGCSVEVLVPDFQGNEDSIRAVLEARPDIYNHNTETVPRLYKKARPGGRYERLLEIFRIAKRLAPDIPTKTGIILGLGETNEEVVEVMKDLRSVDVDILTLGQYLRPSDSHIALDRYVTPEEFRSLYEIGMAIGFRHVESGPLVRSSYHAWEQVQAASLA
- the pdhA gene encoding pyruvate dehydrogenase (acetyl-transferring) E1 component subunit alpha is translated as MPPKKKSDTQVSVKTESASAPTGAAPLGAALNRELLHSMLLQRRFEERCAEMYAIGRIGGFCHLYIGQEAVSTGIISLLRSDDYIITTYRDHGQALARGMTPRAVMAELFGRQDGCAKGKGGSMHMFDKQLGFLGGHGIVGGHVPIAAGVGFAIRYRGGDQVIACFMGESVVNTGAFHEALNMAALWKLPCVFIIENNRYGMGTALERASSIHDIYKRGASYDMPREVVDGQDVLEVRKAAEAAIERARKESMPTLLEVRTYRFMGHSMSDAVSGTYRTKEELEQYLKRDPIVLHRQRMEAAGEITADEVTAMDEAIKQLVQDSIDFAEASPELPLEALMEDILVETTS